One window from the genome of Hymenobacter sp. YIM 151858-1 encodes:
- a CDS encoding DUF6122 family protein, with amino-acid sequence MVHAFLHIVVPGLVALAFYRPRWRRVWLVLAAALLLDLDHLWATPFYDPDRCSINFHTFHTYWAIGFYVVLLFPPRTRVWAVGFLLHMVLDYTECWQRGIYLP; translated from the coding sequence ATGGTGCACGCCTTTCTGCACATCGTGGTGCCGGGCCTCGTGGCTTTGGCCTTCTACCGCCCCCGCTGGCGGCGGGTCTGGTTGGTGCTGGCCGCGGCGCTGCTGCTCGACCTGGACCACTTGTGGGCCACCCCGTTCTACGACCCCGACCGCTGCAGCATCAACTTCCACACTTTTCACACCTACTGGGCCATTGGCTTCTACGTGGTGTTGCTGTTCCCCCCTCGGACGCGGGTGTGGGCCGTAGGCTTTCTGTTGCACATGGTGCTGGACTACACCGAGTGCTGGCAGCGCGGCATTTACCTGCCCTAA
- a CDS encoding efflux RND transporter permease subunit, whose product MLDKIIRFALQNRLLMLAFAVGLLIAGTYTAGQLPVDVLPDLDRPRVTVFLEAPGMAPEEVEALVTLPVETALNGATGVSAVRSNSAIGLGMVFVEFDYGTDIFTARQIVSEKLQTTGEQLPEGITPVLGPISSVMGQIMLVGLSGGKETNAADLRTLANYTVRQRLLSIPGVAQVIPIGGDNLQYQVLLDMPRLNATGLTVNQVEDALRRSNLNTTGNFFDRNGSEVLIRNLGRLRSVQDIENIIVGYREQSPIRVADIAKVEFGSRFKRGDGSVNGQPAVILSIEKQPGAATVGLTEAVEKALVELKPSLPKDVQVNTRLFKQSEFIEASITNVEEALRDGAILVVIVLFAFLLNVRTTFISLVAIPLSLLVTALVFRFAGISINTMTLGGLAIAIGELVDDAIVDVENVYRRLRENRHLPNPQPVLKVIYAASSEVRNSIVYATIIVVLVFLPLFALEGMEGRIFAPLGIAYITSIVASLFVSLTVTPVLCYYLLPKMKQMDHAETDGGLVRWLKRKDTRLLNWGLTHPKLVLTTTALLFAMAAAMVPFFGTEFLPPFNEGSLTVNFSAPAGTSLAESNRLGTLGEQQMLKIPEVAYTARRTGRAELDEHAESVNNSEIEVAFKTEEELEKEGREMRSRDEILADMRQKLSLITGVNVNIGQPISHRLDHLLSGVRAQVAIKVFGNDLLELRRYANEIRAVAGTVPGVVDLQVEKQVQIPQLLIRPRDQALRAYGMERGEVVRDLETLFQGAVVSQMLDGQKRFDLVVKLPEAQRNDIAAISNTRIETPSGAMIPVSQVAEVVFEPGPNTVNHENTQRRITISLNVAERDLGSTVKEIQAKVTQQVKLPPGYYLTYGGQFESQQSASQKILWLSLFSLAGIFLVLFSHFKSSYMVLQIMLNIPLALIGSVVAVLLTGGTFSIASLVGFITLTGIASRNGIMMISHYIHLVEHEGERFGKDMIIRGSLERLVPVLMTALVAALALVPLTLAKDAPGKEILYPVATVILGGLLSSTFLDIIVTPVVFWLVGEKALAQYFAAHQETGLDDHPQELDAPPLTPPSDLNPVLPTR is encoded by the coding sequence ATGCTTGATAAAATCATTCGCTTTGCCCTGCAGAACCGCCTGCTCATGCTGGCCTTCGCCGTGGGGCTGCTCATTGCGGGCACTTACACGGCGGGCCAGCTGCCCGTGGACGTGCTGCCCGACCTCGACCGGCCCCGCGTGACCGTGTTTCTGGAAGCGCCGGGCATGGCGCCGGAAGAGGTGGAAGCCCTGGTCACGCTGCCCGTGGAAACGGCCCTGAACGGGGCCACCGGCGTGTCGGCGGTGCGCTCCAACTCGGCCATCGGGCTGGGCATGGTGTTCGTAGAATTCGACTACGGTACCGACATCTTCACCGCCCGCCAGATTGTCTCCGAAAAGCTGCAAACCACGGGTGAGCAGCTACCCGAGGGTATCACCCCAGTCCTGGGACCCATTTCCTCGGTCATGGGCCAAATTATGTTGGTGGGGCTGTCGGGCGGAAAAGAAACGAACGCCGCCGACCTGCGCACGCTGGCCAACTACACCGTACGTCAGCGCCTGCTCAGCATTCCGGGCGTGGCCCAGGTGATTCCCATCGGGGGCGACAACCTGCAGTACCAGGTGCTGCTCGACATGCCGCGGCTCAACGCCACCGGGCTGACCGTGAACCAGGTGGAGGACGCGCTGCGCCGCTCCAACCTGAACACCACCGGCAATTTTTTTGACCGCAACGGCTCGGAGGTGCTGATCCGTAACCTGGGCCGGCTGCGCTCGGTGCAGGACATCGAAAACATCATCGTAGGCTACCGCGAGCAGTCGCCCATCCGCGTGGCCGACATTGCCAAGGTAGAGTTCGGCTCCCGCTTCAAGCGCGGCGACGGCAGCGTGAACGGCCAGCCCGCCGTCATTCTGAGCATTGAGAAGCAACCTGGTGCCGCCACGGTGGGCTTGACCGAGGCGGTGGAAAAGGCGCTGGTCGAGCTCAAGCCGTCGCTGCCCAAGGACGTGCAGGTAAACACCCGGCTGTTCAAGCAGTCGGAGTTTATCGAGGCCAGCATCACCAACGTGGAAGAGGCCTTGCGCGACGGCGCCATTCTGGTGGTCATCGTGCTCTTCGCCTTCCTGCTGAACGTGCGCACCACGTTCATCTCGCTGGTCGCGATTCCGTTGTCCTTGCTCGTGACGGCCTTGGTGTTTCGCTTCGCCGGCATCAGCATCAACACCATGACGCTGGGTGGCCTGGCCATTGCCATCGGCGAGCTGGTCGACGACGCCATCGTGGACGTGGAAAACGTGTACCGGCGCCTGCGCGAAAACCGGCACCTGCCCAATCCGCAGCCCGTGCTCAAGGTAATTTACGCGGCTTCGTCGGAGGTGCGCAACTCCATCGTGTACGCCACCATCATCGTGGTGCTGGTGTTCCTGCCGCTGTTTGCGCTGGAAGGCATGGAAGGCCGCATTTTCGCCCCGCTCGGCATTGCCTACATCACCAGCATCGTGGCCTCCCTCTTTGTGTCGCTGACGGTGACGCCGGTGCTTTGCTACTACCTGCTGCCCAAGATGAAGCAGATGGACCACGCCGAGACGGACGGCGGCCTGGTGCGCTGGCTCAAGCGCAAAGACACCCGGCTGCTGAACTGGGGGCTGACGCACCCCAAACTGGTGCTGACCACCACGGCCCTGCTGTTTGCCATGGCCGCTGCGATGGTGCCCTTTTTCGGTACGGAGTTCCTGCCACCCTTCAACGAAGGCTCCCTCACGGTAAACTTTTCGGCGCCGGCCGGCACGTCGCTGGCCGAGTCCAACCGCCTGGGCACGCTGGGCGAGCAGCAGATGCTCAAGATCCCGGAGGTGGCCTACACCGCCCGGCGCACCGGCCGCGCCGAGTTGGACGAGCACGCCGAGTCGGTGAACAACTCCGAAATCGAGGTGGCCTTTAAAACGGAGGAGGAGTTGGAGAAGGAAGGCCGCGAGATGCGCAGCCGCGACGAGATATTGGCCGACATGCGCCAGAAGCTCAGCTTGATTACGGGCGTGAACGTGAACATCGGCCAGCCCATTTCGCACCGCCTCGACCACCTGCTCTCGGGCGTGCGGGCGCAGGTGGCCATCAAGGTGTTCGGCAACGATTTGCTGGAGTTGCGCCGCTACGCCAACGAAATCCGCGCCGTGGCCGGCACCGTGCCCGGGGTGGTGGACCTGCAAGTGGAAAAGCAGGTGCAGATTCCGCAGCTGCTCATCCGCCCCCGCGACCAAGCCCTGCGCGCGTACGGCATGGAGCGCGGCGAAGTCGTGCGGGACCTGGAGACCTTGTTTCAAGGCGCCGTCGTCTCGCAAATGCTGGACGGCCAGAAGCGCTTTGACCTGGTGGTAAAGCTGCCCGAGGCGCAACGCAACGACATTGCCGCCATCAGCAACACCCGCATCGAAACGCCCAGCGGGGCCATGATTCCGGTGAGCCAGGTGGCAGAGGTCGTCTTCGAGCCGGGCCCGAACACGGTGAATCACGAAAACACCCAGCGGCGCATCACCATCTCGCTGAACGTAGCCGAGCGCGACCTGGGCTCTACCGTGAAGGAAATCCAAGCCAAGGTAACCCAACAGGTTAAGCTGCCACCGGGCTACTACCTGACCTACGGCGGGCAGTTCGAAAGCCAACAGTCGGCCTCGCAGAAAATTCTGTGGCTGAGTTTGTTTTCGCTGGCCGGCATCTTTTTGGTCTTGTTCTCGCACTTCAAGTCGAGCTACATGGTGCTGCAGATTATGCTCAACATCCCGTTGGCGCTGATCGGCTCGGTGGTGGCGGTGCTGCTCACGGGCGGTACGTTCAGCATTGCCTCGCTGGTGGGCTTTATCACCCTTACGGGCATTGCCTCGCGCAACGGCATCATGATGATTTCGCACTACATCCACCTGGTAGAGCACGAGGGCGAAAGATTCGGCAAGGACATGATTATCCGCGGCTCGCTGGAGCGCCTAGTACCGGTGCTCATGACGGCCCTGGTGGCCGCCCTGGCCTTGGTGCCGCTCACGCTGGCCAAAGACGCACCGGGCAAGGAGATTCTGTACCCGGTGGCCACGGTTATTCTCGGCGGCCTGCTCTCTTCCACGTTCCTTGACATCATCGTGACACCGGTCGTATTCTGGTTGGTGGGGGAAAAAGCCCTGGCGCAATACTTTGCCGCACACCAGGAAACGGGCCTCGACGACCACCCGCAGGAACTGGACGCGCCCCCGCTCACGCCGCCTTCGGACCTGAACCCGGTGCTGCCCACGCGCTAA
- a CDS encoding heavy metal-binding domain-containing protein: MKILQVLAAALLLAAPLTVAAQHSHKPGTAAHGHKAAGETHAHKSPHGGTVRTAGKYHIELVQQAGQVHVYLLDAKENALPLERTTGTAMLLSTTGQTASVKLTPAGDHLVAAVPAGTTLRTAIVSLKANGSSLSARFEKLDAAAKAGKALSAAYACPMNCEGSASTQPGSCPKCGMALVKKS, translated from the coding sequence ATGAAAATCCTGCAAGTTCTCGCCGCTGCTTTGTTGTTGGCCGCGCCGCTCACCGTTGCCGCCCAGCACAGCCACAAGCCCGGCACCGCCGCCCACGGCCACAAGGCCGCCGGCGAAACCCACGCCCACAAATCCCCCCACGGCGGCACCGTGCGCACGGCCGGCAAGTACCACATCGAGCTGGTGCAGCAGGCGGGCCAGGTGCACGTGTACCTGCTCGACGCCAAGGAAAACGCCCTGCCCCTGGAGCGCACCACCGGCACGGCCATGCTGCTGAGCACAACGGGCCAAACCGCCAGCGTGAAGCTCACCCCGGCCGGGGACCACTTGGTGGCCGCCGTACCCGCCGGCACCACCCTGCGCACGGCCATTGTCAGCCTGAAGGCCAACGGCAGCTCGCTCAGCGCCCGCTTTGAAAAGCTGGACGCGGCAGCGAAAGCCGGCAAAGCCCTATCGGCCGCGTACGCCTGCCCCATGAACTGCGAAGGCTCGGCCAGCACCCAGCCCGGCAGCTGCCCCAAGTGCGGCATGGCCCTGGTGAAAAAGTCGTAG
- a CDS encoding heavy-metal-associated domain-containing protein, translating into MKTLQFKTNINCGGCIKAVTPTLNQEAGAGNWQVDTANPDKILTVTSDKLTAEQVVHAVQEAGFEIQPA; encoded by the coding sequence ATGAAAACGCTTCAATTCAAAACCAACATCAACTGCGGCGGCTGCATCAAAGCCGTGACGCCCACCCTCAACCAGGAAGCCGGCGCCGGCAACTGGCAGGTTGACACCGCCAACCCGGATAAAATCCTGACCGTGACCTCCGACAAGCTCACGGCCGAGCAAGTGGTACACGCCGTGCAAGAAGCCGGTTTCGAGATTCAGCCCGCGTGA
- a CDS encoding efflux RND transporter periplasmic adaptor subunit → MKTKHKLLAATAAASLVLTVLLPPPASVRAHDGEDHGGAAKASTGVALTDEVLLPKESQFLFQVRTNLAAFSTTYSRATLYGTVSAAAGGEGRIVVPQTGRIVSLAAQVGQAVRAGQTLAVIEQTLDATQQIALSTERANAQAELRAAQQDYARLQSIADIAARKDVVAAELRLRQARQNAAILNGQARQRRTTITSPVSGTVDVFNLAVGQQVNQGDELFRVINPGKLRVEAQVFAQDLDKVTPGAVFRVEGLQGQAGVPARLVVFSNVVNPVNQARQLVLELDAAEGSAYRAGQAVNVQVVGQTGGGKPQLVVPTSAITDLNGKPVVFVHTEPERFKIRYVQPGAVNGQQTVLAQGEVNENDRVVTSGTYQLKSIYLNQ, encoded by the coding sequence ATGAAAACCAAGCATAAGCTACTTGCCGCCACGGCGGCCGCCAGCCTCGTGCTCACGGTGCTGCTGCCCCCGCCGGCGTCCGTACGAGCCCACGACGGCGAAGACCACGGCGGCGCAGCCAAGGCCAGCACCGGCGTGGCACTGACCGACGAGGTGCTGCTGCCCAAGGAAAGTCAGTTCCTGTTTCAGGTGCGCACCAACCTGGCCGCTTTCTCCACCACCTACAGCCGGGCCACGCTCTACGGCACGGTGTCGGCCGCGGCCGGGGGCGAAGGCCGGATTGTGGTGCCCCAAACCGGGCGCATCGTCAGCCTGGCCGCGCAGGTGGGCCAGGCGGTCCGGGCCGGCCAGACGCTGGCCGTCATCGAGCAAACCCTGGACGCGACCCAGCAGATAGCCCTCAGCACGGAGCGGGCCAACGCCCAGGCCGAGCTGCGCGCCGCCCAGCAGGACTACGCCCGCTTGCAGAGCATCGCCGACATTGCCGCTCGCAAAGATGTGGTGGCCGCCGAGCTGCGCCTGCGCCAGGCCCGGCAGAACGCGGCCATCCTGAACGGGCAGGCCCGGCAGCGCCGCACCACCATCACCTCGCCCGTGAGCGGCACGGTGGACGTGTTCAACCTGGCCGTGGGCCAGCAGGTCAACCAGGGCGACGAGCTGTTCCGGGTCATCAACCCGGGCAAGCTGCGCGTGGAGGCCCAGGTGTTTGCCCAGGACCTGGACAAGGTGACGCCCGGGGCGGTGTTTCGGGTGGAGGGCCTGCAAGGACAGGCCGGCGTGCCGGCCCGGCTGGTGGTGTTTAGCAACGTGGTGAACCCCGTGAACCAGGCCCGCCAGCTGGTGCTGGAGCTGGATGCGGCCGAGGGCAGCGCCTACCGCGCCGGCCAGGCCGTGAACGTGCAGGTCGTGGGCCAGACCGGCGGCGGCAAGCCGCAGCTGGTGGTGCCCACTTCGGCCATCACCGACCTGAACGGCAAACCCGTGGTGTTCGTGCACACCGAACCCGAGCGGTTCAAGATTCGCTACGTGCAGCCCGGCGCCGTCAACGGCCAGCAAACCGTGCTGGCGCAGGGCGAGGTGAACGAAAACGACCGGGTGGTTACGTCCGGCACCTACCAGCTCAAGTCCATCTACCTCAACCAATAA
- a CDS encoding YybH family protein has product MRTCIAFAALSALALSVPTAHAQTAGSAPSGDAAAAKAVLRQYQQAVEKLDTTGTHRLFTADSQVFESGGVEGTFKHYAAHHLGPELREFSAFTFSDYQATVTVDGSYAFATETYTYTITLKKAPQDKEAKAPIVRRGVATSVLRKNAAGQWQIMSTHSSARTPRPKKQS; this is encoded by the coding sequence ATGAGAACCTGTATTGCTTTCGCGGCCCTGTCCGCGCTGGCGCTGTCGGTCCCCACCGCCCACGCCCAAACGGCTGGCAGCGCCCCGAGCGGGGACGCGGCGGCCGCCAAAGCCGTGCTGCGCCAGTACCAGCAGGCGGTGGAAAAGTTGGACACGACCGGCACCCACCGCCTGTTCACGGCCGATTCGCAAGTGTTTGAGTCGGGCGGGGTGGAAGGCACATTCAAGCATTACGCCGCCCACCACCTGGGCCCGGAACTGCGCGAGTTCAGCGCCTTCACCTTCAGCGACTACCAGGCTACCGTGACGGTGGACGGCTCCTACGCCTTCGCGACGGAAACCTACACCTATACCATCACCCTGAAGAAGGCTCCTCAGGACAAGGAAGCCAAGGCGCCCATCGTGCGCCGGGGCGTGGCCACGTCGGTGCTGCGCAAGAACGCTGCGGGCCAGTGGCAAATCATGAGCACCCACTCCTCGGCCCGTACGCCCAGGCCCAAAAAACAAAGCTAG
- a CDS encoding heavy metal-binding domain-containing protein, protein MYRLPLSLLALAGTLAVAGCSSNPESSNATDTVTTPTNGPAEGTAEHSGGHTYACPMHPEVTSTKEGEKCPKCGMNLEHNDKVANGKTYDMKLVPTPTEVTAGQPTTLAFTPVEMGNASAPVPLDVVHEKKIHLIIVSKDLGQFYHEHPEYTAAGDYKVQYTFPKGGDYVLFQDYTPTGSGHQLGRQPLTVKGPAYAPVRFKNDDMQWAGDGYQATLSFDKELKVGQLLGMKINITKGGQPVTDLENYLGALGHVVVISEDTEQYLHVHPNDQADKGPAIGFNTNFEKPGLYRVFLQFNHAGKIHTGDFTINVKA, encoded by the coding sequence ATGTACCGCTTACCGCTTTCCCTGCTGGCCCTGGCCGGCACCCTGGCTGTTGCCGGCTGCTCGTCCAACCCCGAGTCCAGCAACGCCACCGACACCGTCACCACGCCCACCAACGGCCCGGCCGAAGGCACCGCCGAGCACAGCGGCGGCCACACCTACGCCTGCCCCATGCACCCCGAAGTGACCAGCACCAAAGAAGGGGAGAAGTGCCCCAAATGCGGCATGAACCTGGAGCACAACGACAAGGTGGCCAATGGCAAGACCTACGACATGAAGCTCGTGCCCACGCCCACGGAAGTGACGGCCGGGCAGCCCACCACGCTGGCTTTTACCCCCGTGGAAATGGGCAATGCCTCGGCTCCCGTGCCGCTGGACGTGGTGCACGAAAAGAAGATTCACCTCATCATCGTCAGCAAAGACCTGGGCCAGTTCTACCACGAACACCCCGAGTACACCGCGGCCGGCGACTACAAGGTGCAGTACACCTTCCCCAAAGGCGGCGACTACGTGCTGTTTCAGGACTACACGCCCACCGGCTCGGGGCACCAGCTGGGCCGCCAGCCCCTCACGGTGAAGGGCCCGGCCTACGCGCCGGTGAGGTTTAAGAACGACGACATGCAGTGGGCCGGCGACGGCTACCAAGCCACGCTCTCCTTTGACAAGGAGTTGAAAGTAGGCCAGCTGCTGGGCATGAAAATCAACATCACCAAGGGCGGCCAGCCCGTGACAGACCTGGAAAACTACCTGGGCGCCCTGGGCCACGTGGTGGTCATCAGCGAAGACACCGAGCAGTACCTGCACGTGCACCCCAACGACCAGGCCGACAAAGGCCCGGCCATCGGCTTCAACACCAACTTCGAAAAGCCCGGCCTATACCGCGTCTTCCTGCAGTTCAACCACGCGGGGAAGATTCACACCGGTGACTTCACCATCAACGTGAAGGCGTAG
- a CDS encoding helix-turn-helix domain-containing protein: MPRHTVPTPPTTVLYIKHMVCARGIRVVRRELEQLGLQVVDVRLGAATVVGASSDLNWAAIRQALGAAQFALLESFHQTLLERVDAAVHKLLRQAEPCPRHRAFGAAVAAELALPYSQLNAAYTRLSGGRTVAAFIVHQRLLYAQELLATSPLGVSAVARRLGYSSLAHFSGQFRRLTRCSPSAYRKRGAQVQFPAPRPPQIMQAEGSQV, encoded by the coding sequence ATGCCGCGCCACACCGTTCCGACCCCGCCCACCACCGTGCTCTACATCAAGCACATGGTCTGCGCGCGCGGCATACGGGTGGTGCGCCGCGAGCTGGAGCAGCTGGGCCTGCAGGTGGTAGACGTCCGGCTGGGGGCGGCCACAGTCGTGGGCGCATCCTCTGACCTGAACTGGGCCGCTATCCGGCAAGCCCTCGGCGCCGCGCAGTTTGCGCTGCTGGAATCGTTTCACCAGACCTTGCTGGAGCGGGTGGACGCCGCCGTGCATAAGCTGCTGCGGCAGGCCGAGCCCTGCCCGCGGCACCGGGCGTTCGGGGCGGCCGTGGCCGCCGAGCTGGCCCTGCCGTATTCCCAGCTCAACGCAGCGTACACCCGCTTGTCGGGGGGCCGCACCGTGGCCGCCTTTATTGTCCACCAGCGCCTACTCTACGCCCAGGAGTTGCTGGCCACCTCGCCCCTGGGCGTGAGCGCCGTGGCGCGGCGGCTGGGCTACAGCAGCTTGGCGCATTTTTCCGGGCAGTTCCGCCGCCTGACGCGGTGCTCGCCCTCGGCGTACCGCAAGCGCGGCGCCCAAGTTCAGTTCCCGGCGCCGCGGCCGCCCCAAATAATGCAAGCGGAAGGCTCGCAGGTGTAA
- a CDS encoding DUF305 domain-containing protein translates to MKTSAFILAALCTGSLLVAGCNTDQSADSTATTTTAPESAASGDMAGEDHAAMGHAPAEAAGSSPQLAAMNAMMQKMHAMPMKGNTDHDFAHHMLEHHKGAVVMADLQLRDGKDATMRQLAEKIKADQQREIAALEAAATRLDNAPTNYQPNDPNDPFSSKMKASMDGMMKNMPRPVADPDMNFNMLMTVHHQSAVDMAKAELAHGKDTKLKEMAQQMIDAQEKEIQQLKDWHNQNADKM, encoded by the coding sequence ATGAAAACCTCCGCTTTTATCCTCGCCGCCCTTTGCACTGGCTCGCTGCTCGTCGCCGGCTGCAACACCGACCAATCCGCTGACTCAACGGCTACCACTACTACTGCACCGGAAAGCGCGGCCTCCGGCGACATGGCCGGCGAGGACCACGCGGCCATGGGCCACGCCCCGGCCGAGGCAGCCGGCAGCTCGCCGCAGCTGGCCGCCATGAATGCGATGATGCAGAAGATGCACGCCATGCCGATGAAGGGCAACACCGACCACGACTTTGCCCACCACATGCTCGAGCACCACAAAGGCGCGGTGGTGATGGCCGACCTGCAGCTGCGCGACGGCAAAGACGCAACGATGCGCCAGCTGGCGGAGAAAATCAAAGCCGACCAGCAGCGGGAAATCGCCGCGCTGGAAGCCGCGGCCACCCGCCTCGACAACGCCCCGACCAACTACCAGCCAAACGACCCCAACGACCCCTTCTCCAGCAAAATGAAGGCCTCGATGGACGGCATGATGAAAAACATGCCCCGGCCGGTGGCCGACCCCGACATGAACTTCAACATGCTCATGACGGTGCACCACCAGAGCGCGGTGGACATGGCCAAGGCCGAGCTGGCCCACGGCAAGGACACCAAGCTCAAGGAAATGGCGCAGCAAATGATTGACGCCCAGGAAAAGGAAATCCAGCAGCTCAAAGACTGGCACAACCAGAACGCCGACAAAATGTGA
- a CDS encoding TolC family protein, protein MKSLTSKVGWRWLLATGLGVLGSGLAELQAQTIISLDSAEAQTLRRHPRLRQSEREIEEQRALKRGSFAPANPDFLLAAPTGEMWAPGVVQTIDLPNVYRRQRQVAEAGITLAERNREVSRASVLRDTRLAYLTLQFAEAQVRQLTYQDSLFQALRLATERLFTAGEVTSLQRISTDAEARQVTVLLQQAQADRQAAQRRLGLLLGRPSEPLTTSTDLSRTGAELAQTGTALLSGLPAEDSTALVRSPTLAAATQNVALSQSGISLVRARRTPALTVGYQNQAFENSQLKYRFQFGVSVPIWFWTYRSQLQAATARSQAASYQLQTQRLELSTQYQQALADTRKFAASLGYYEQTGLPQSRAIISQSQRLFRAGEASYLQLILSLNQAFAIQNTYLTTIRDYRQALIELTYLRGE, encoded by the coding sequence ATGAAGTCATTAACAAGTAAAGTCGGATGGCGGTGGCTGCTGGCCACGGGGCTAGGCGTGCTCGGGTCCGGGCTGGCCGAGCTGCAGGCCCAAACAATTATCAGCCTCGATAGCGCTGAGGCCCAGACGCTGCGCCGCCACCCGCGGCTGCGCCAGTCCGAGCGGGAAATCGAGGAGCAGCGGGCGCTCAAGCGCGGCTCGTTCGCGCCGGCCAACCCCGACTTTCTGTTGGCGGCCCCCACGGGTGAGATGTGGGCCCCGGGCGTGGTGCAAACCATCGACCTGCCCAACGTGTACCGCCGGCAGCGCCAAGTGGCGGAAGCCGGCATTACCCTGGCCGAACGCAACCGCGAGGTGAGCCGGGCCAGCGTGCTGCGCGACACCCGCCTGGCCTACCTCACCTTGCAGTTTGCCGAGGCCCAGGTGCGGCAGCTCACCTACCAAGACAGCTTGTTCCAGGCGCTGCGCCTGGCCACCGAGCGCCTCTTTACCGCCGGCGAAGTGACCTCCCTGCAGCGCATCAGCACCGACGCCGAAGCCCGGCAGGTGACCGTTCTGCTGCAGCAGGCCCAAGCTGACCGCCAAGCCGCCCAGCGCCGCCTGGGCTTGCTGCTGGGCCGGCCCTCCGAGCCGCTGACCACCAGCACCGACCTGAGCCGGACCGGCGCGGAACTGGCCCAAACGGGCACGGCCCTGCTCAGCGGCCTGCCCGCCGAAGACAGCACCGCCCTGGTGCGCAGCCCCACCCTGGCAGCGGCTACCCAGAACGTGGCCCTGAGCCAGTCGGGCATCAGCCTGGTGCGGGCCCGCCGCACGCCGGCCCTGACGGTGGGCTACCAGAACCAAGCCTTTGAGAACTCCCAGCTCAAGTACCGCTTTCAATTTGGCGTGTCGGTGCCCATCTGGTTCTGGACCTACCGCTCGCAGCTGCAGGCGGCCACGGCCCGTTCTCAGGCCGCCAGCTACCAGCTGCAAACCCAACGCCTGGAACTCAGCACCCAGTACCAGCAAGCCCTGGCCGACACGCGCAAGTTCGCCGCTTCGCTGGGCTACTACGAGCAAACGGGCCTGCCGCAGTCGCGGGCCATCATCAGCCAGTCGCAACGCCTGTTTCGGGCCGGGGAAGCCAGCTACCTGCAGCTTATCCTGAGCTTAAACCAGGCCTTTGCCATCCAGAATACTTACCTGACTACCATCCGCGACTACCGTCAGGCCCTCATCGAACTTACCTACCTGCGGGGGGAATAA
- a CDS encoding four-helix bundle copper-binding protein translates to MHTQNQALLDALNACIAACEHCATACLQEENVKMMARCISLDRDCADVCALTARLTARGSEHAQHLLRECAEVCKACGDECEQHGAHMEHCRECAEACRRCEQACRQGLAA, encoded by the coding sequence ATGCATACCCAGAACCAAGCCCTACTCGACGCCCTTAACGCCTGCATCGCCGCCTGCGAGCATTGTGCCACGGCCTGCCTGCAGGAAGAAAACGTAAAAATGATGGCCCGCTGCATCAGCCTGGACCGGGACTGCGCCGACGTCTGCGCCCTGACTGCGCGCTTGACGGCCCGCGGTTCCGAGCACGCCCAGCACCTGCTGCGGGAGTGTGCCGAAGTCTGCAAAGCCTGCGGGGACGAGTGCGAGCAGCACGGCGCCCACATGGAGCACTGCCGGGAATGCGCCGAGGCCTGCCGCCGCTGCGAGCAGGCTTGCCGCCAAGGCTTGGCCGCGTAG